In Helicobacter mastomyrinus, a single genomic region encodes these proteins:
- the era gene encoding GTPase Era, which translates to MNTQANITTRAGFVAVLGRPNAGKSTLLNHLLGERIALVSHKANATRKQMQIIVPYPPLQAQIIFVDTPGIHHKERLLNQYMLSQALKAMGDCDIALYLAPVSDDVAHYEKFLSLSENIAHILLLTKTDTCSKDELLRKIAAYQAYSKHFLALFPISVKKPFDKEQLFHHIALHLPHSPFYYDEELLSPSTLREIYKEMIRESLFEKMSDEIPYEADVMIKHCEEGETQHRIYAHIIVEREKQKAMVIGKGGSGIKRLGINARQKMQLFSGKKIFLKLDVVVYKGWSKQKDVLKKIGYDFI; encoded by the coding sequence ATGAATACACAGGCAAATATTACTACACGTGCGGGATTTGTAGCTGTTCTTGGGCGGCCAAATGCGGGCAAATCTACGCTTCTTAATCATCTCTTGGGAGAGAGAATCGCCCTTGTATCGCATAAGGCAAATGCTACACGCAAACAAATGCAAATCATCGTGCCTTATCCTCCATTACAAGCACAGATAATCTTTGTCGATACACCCGGGATTCACCATAAGGAAAGACTGCTCAATCAATATATGCTTTCACAAGCACTCAAAGCTATGGGGGATTGTGACATAGCCCTTTATCTCGCACCTGTGAGCGATGATGTGGCACATTATGAGAAATTTTTATCTTTAAGTGAGAACATAGCGCATATTTTGCTTTTGACAAAGACAGATACTTGCAGCAAAGATGAGCTTTTACGAAAAATTGCTGCTTATCAGGCATATAGCAAGCATTTTCTAGCACTCTTCCCTATTAGTGTGAAAAAGCCATTTGATAAGGAGCAGCTCTTCCATCATATCGCCCTGCATTTGCCACATTCGCCTTTTTATTATGATGAGGAGCTACTCTCTCCAAGCACATTAAGGGAGATTTATAAAGAGATGATACGTGAGAGTTTGTTTGAAAAAATGAGTGATGAGATTCCCTATGAGGCTGATGTGATGATAAAACATTGTGAGGAGGGAGAGACACAGCATAGAATCTATGCCCATATCATCGTAGAAAGAGAAAAACAAAAGGCTATGGTGATTGGCAAGGGAGGCAGTGGGATCAAACGTCTAGGCATAAACGCAAGGCAAAAAATGCAGCTTTTTAGCGGTAAAAAAATTTTCTTAAAGCTTGATGTGGTGGTATATAAAGGCTGGAGTAAGCAAAAAGATGTATTAAAAAAAATAGGGTATGATTTTATATGA
- a CDS encoding L,D-transpeptidase Cds6 family protein — protein sequence MNGIKKWLCCATIFSLGNLYGLDAQLVGLVNEYKKNGISAVEAKLEGYLLNKEYWAEYLKNTATEYGYFEDLQFLFISNKSAPSLALYELTDSKLKELGNSSALVAKGKGNKKKEGDLTTPIGSYDLDARLTGLNQYYGPLAFSTSYPNVYDKSLKKTGGGIWIHGLPLNGDREELNTRGCIAIDNELLKKYDNLIDWRKTMLITYEDTFKPASIDELALVLSSLYRWKDVWQKGDLASYLSFYDEKDFYRPDGMSFRTFSEHKKNVFEKNETKTIRISNINVSIYPNEGHRNMYRISFIQDYKATLNGKPSFNSLGKKDMYVVVENGKIKILSER from the coding sequence ATGAATGGCATAAAAAAGTGGCTTTGCTGCGCGACTATTTTCAGTTTAGGGAATCTATATGGGCTTGATGCGCAGCTTGTAGGATTAGTCAATGAATATAAGAAAAACGGCATAAGCGCGGTAGAAGCCAAACTTGAGGGTTATTTGCTCAATAAGGAGTATTGGGCAGAGTATTTGAAAAACACCGCAACAGAATATGGCTATTTTGAGGATTTGCAATTTTTATTTATTTCTAATAAATCTGCGCCATCACTAGCACTTTATGAACTCACAGATTCTAAGCTTAAGGAACTGGGTAACTCAAGCGCACTTGTGGCAAAGGGCAAGGGCAATAAGAAAAAAGAGGGTGATTTGACAACGCCCATAGGCTCGTATGACTTGGACGCGCGTTTAACAGGCTTAAACCAATATTACGGACCTCTTGCATTCTCTACAAGCTATCCAAATGTATATGATAAATCGCTCAAAAAAACCGGTGGTGGGATATGGATACACGGCTTACCGCTTAATGGTGATAGAGAAGAGTTAAATACTCGGGGCTGTATAGCTATTGATAATGAATTACTGAAAAAATACGATAATCTCATTGATTGGCGAAAAACAATGCTTATCACCTATGAAGATACCTTCAAACCCGCTAGTATAGATGAACTCGCCCTCGTGCTTTCAAGCCTCTATCGATGGAAAGATGTTTGGCAAAAAGGTGATTTGGCAAGTTATCTTAGTTTCTATGATGAAAAGGATTTTTATCGTCCTGATGGTATGAGTTTCCGCACATTTAGTGAACACAAAAAGAATGTATTTGAAAAAAATGAGACAAAAACTATCCGTATTTCTAACATCAATGTATCCATCTACCCTAATGAAGGGCACCGCAATATGTATCGCATAAGTTTTATCCAAGATTATAAGGCAACATTGAATGGCAAACCAAGCTTTAACTCCCTAGGCAAAAAAGATATGTATGTAGTTGTCGAAAATGGCAAAATAAAGATTCTAAGTGAGCGATAA